A single Campylobacter ureolyticus ACS-301-V-Sch3b DNA region contains:
- a CDS encoding YggS family pyridoxal phosphate-dependent enzyme, with protein sequence MNLNKLLDEINELSNGRKVELVAVSKYVGSKEIKELFDEGQMSFGENRVQDLVKKSDELKELNLNWHFIGTLQTNKINALLKIRPTLWQSCNSIKLAQAVDKRLDYKLDTLLEINVADEDSKTGLDISLAIESYCAIKESCKNLNLKGIMCIGAHSDDELEVAKSFEKAYVIYESLQSKGAEICSMGMSSDYKIAIKCGSNMIRVGSLLFK encoded by the coding sequence ATGAATTTAAACAAACTTTTAGATGAGATAAATGAGCTTTCAAATGGCAGAAAGGTTGAGCTCGTAGCAGTTAGCAAGTATGTCGGCTCAAAAGAGATTAAAGAGCTTTTTGATGAGGGTCAAATGAGCTTTGGAGAAAACAGAGTTCAAGATCTTGTTAAAAAAAGTGATGAGCTAAAAGAGCTCAATTTAAACTGGCATTTCATAGGCACTTTGCAGACAAATAAAATAAATGCCCTTTTAAAAATCCGCCCTACTTTGTGGCAAAGTTGCAATTCCATAAAACTTGCACAGGCTGTAGATAAAAGGCTTGATTATAAGCTCGATACTTTGCTTGAGATAAATGTAGCAGATGAAGATAGTAAAACTGGACTTGATATAAGTCTAGCAATTGAGAGCTATTGCGCCATAAAAGAGAGTTGTAAAAACCTAAATTTAAAAGGCATAATGTGCATTGGCGCCCATAGCGATGATGAGTTAGAGGTTGCAAAAAGTTTTGAAAAGGCTTATGTAATTTATGAAAGCTTGCAAAGTAAAGGTGCTGAAATTTGCTCAATGGGAATGAGTTCGGACTATAAAATAGCTATAAAATGTGGTTCAAATATGATAAGAGTTGGAAGTTTGCTGTTTAAGTAA
- a CDS encoding ATP-dependent Clp protease ATP-binding subunit has product MNNIFEILTDQLTQTVESSLSLALHSKNSEVKPLHMLWAMSTDTGSILNQILNKFGVSNEALNLEIKSRISTLPTSSNVNRDNIKISLDLINSLDNAKGLMTKLGDSFIAIDTWILANLENDPIKQILSKFVDLNEFKKELEKLRAGQKIDSKTADETMDSLAKYGIDLTARAREGKLDPVIGRDEELQRVMQILIRKTKNNPILLGEPGVGKTALVESLAQKIVKNDVPTSLANKKLIALDMSALIAGAKYRGEFEDRLKAVIDEVIKAKNVILFIDEIHTIVGAGASEGSMDAANILKPALARGELHTIGATTLKEYRKYFEKDAALQRRFQPVNVGEPSVNEALQILRGIKERLEVHHNVSITDSALVAAAKLSDRYISGRFLPDKAIDLIDEAAAELKMQIESEPFELAKIKREIVTLQVEKEALKMEDKEKNETRLGEIEKELANLNEKKNALNSQFENEKKVFSSISDAKKSVDSLKNEAEMARRNGDLNKAAEIEYGKIPAKENEIKALEEKWAKMQENGTLLKNEVDENLVAGILSKWTGISVAKMLTSEKEKYLNIEEHLKESVVGQDEALHALARAIKRNKAGLSSANRPIGSFLFLGPTGVGKTESAKALAKFLFDDEKAMIRFDMSEYMERHSVSRLLGAPPGYVGYDEGGQLSEAVRRKPYSVLLFDEIEKAHKDVFNILLGILDDGRATDNKGVTVDFKNTIIILTSNIASNEIMEFSGDKEKRDELVKAALKSYFKPEFLNRLDDIIVFNPLKEENLVKIVDIMFKSLQNKLLEREIKATLTQNAKKLIASVGYDAEFGARPLRRAMYELVEDEIAEMILKDEIKSGDEIVIDADENNIKIRVK; this is encoded by the coding sequence ATGAATAATATATTTGAAATTTTAACTGATCAACTTACGCAAACAGTTGAAAGTTCGCTTTCTTTAGCACTTCATTCAAAAAATAGTGAAGTAAAGCCCTTGCACATGCTTTGGGCGATGAGCACAGATACAGGCTCGATATTAAATCAAATTTTAAATAAATTTGGTGTTTCGAATGAAGCATTAAATTTGGAGATAAAATCTCGTATTTCAACTTTGCCTACAAGTTCAAATGTAAATAGAGATAATATTAAAATTAGTTTGGATTTGATAAATTCATTAGACAACGCAAAAGGGCTAATGACAAAACTTGGAGATAGTTTTATAGCTATTGATACTTGGATTTTGGCAAATTTAGAAAATGATCCGATTAAACAAATTTTAAGTAAATTTGTAGATTTAAATGAGTTTAAAAAAGAGCTTGAAAAGTTAAGAGCAGGGCAAAAGATTGACTCAAAAACTGCTGATGAGACAATGGATAGTTTGGCAAAATACGGTATCGACTTAACAGCTAGGGCAAGAGAGGGTAAGTTAGATCCTGTTATTGGGCGCGATGAAGAACTTCAAAGGGTTATGCAAATTTTAATAAGAAAAACTAAAAATAACCCAATTTTACTTGGTGAGCCAGGTGTTGGAAAAACTGCGCTTGTTGAAAGTCTAGCTCAAAAAATAGTAAAAAATGATGTTCCAACAAGCCTTGCAAACAAAAAATTAATTGCTCTTGATATGAGTGCATTAATTGCAGGTGCAAAGTATCGTGGAGAGTTTGAAGATAGGCTAAAAGCGGTTATTGATGAAGTTATAAAAGCAAAAAATGTTATTTTATTTATAGATGAAATCCACACAATTGTAGGAGCAGGTGCAAGTGAAGGAAGTATGGACGCGGCAAATATCCTAAAACCAGCTCTTGCAAGAGGTGAGCTTCATACAATCGGTGCAACAACACTAAAAGAGTATAGAAAATATTTTGAAAAAGATGCAGCATTGCAGCGCCGTTTTCAGCCTGTAAATGTCGGTGAGCCAAGTGTTAATGAAGCTTTGCAAATTTTAAGAGGCATTAAAGAGCGTCTTGAAGTTCATCACAATGTTAGCATAACTGATAGTGCATTGGTTGCGGCTGCAAAATTAAGTGATCGCTATATCTCAGGCAGATTTTTGCCAGATAAAGCTATAGATTTGATCGATGAGGCAGCAGCTGAGCTTAAAATGCAAATAGAAAGTGAGCCTTTTGAGCTTGCTAAAATAAAGCGAGAAATTGTAACTTTGCAAGTTGAAAAAGAGGCCTTAAAAATGGAAGATAAAGAAAAGAATGAAACAAGGCTTGGTGAAATAGAAAAAGAACTAGCAAATTTAAATGAGAAGAAAAATGCACTAAATTCGCAATTTGAAAACGAAAAAAAGGTATTTAGCTCTATAAGTGATGCTAAAAAAAGTGTTGATAGTTTGAAAAATGAAGCTGAGATGGCTAGGCGAAATGGAGATCTAAATAAGGCTGCTGAGATAGAGTATGGAAAAATTCCTGCTAAAGAAAATGAGATAAAAGCTCTTGAAGAAAAATGGGCAAAAATGCAAGAAAACGGGACACTTTTAAAGAATGAGGTTGATGAGAATTTAGTAGCTGGAATTTTAAGTAAATGGACGGGAATTAGTGTAGCTAAAATGCTAACTAGTGAAAAAGAAAAATACCTAAATATTGAAGAACATTTAAAAGAGAGTGTTGTAGGGCAAGATGAGGCACTTCATGCATTGGCAAGAGCAATAAAGCGAAATAAAGCAGGTCTTTCAAGTGCCAATAGGCCGATTGGGAGCTTTTTGTTTTTAGGACCTACTGGAGTTGGAAAAACTGAGTCGGCAAAGGCTTTGGCTAAGTTTTTGTTCGATGATGAAAAGGCGATGATACGCTTTGATATGAGTGAATATATGGAGCGCCATAGTGTCTCAAGACTTCTTGGAGCACCTCCTGGATATGTTGGATATGATGAGGGTGGACAACTTAGTGAGGCTGTTAGAAGAAAGCCTTATTCGGTTTTGCTTTTTGATGAGATAGAAAAGGCTCATAAAGATGTTTTTAATATCTTACTTGGAATCTTAGATGATGGTAGGGCAACCGATAATAAGGGCGTTACAGTTGATTTTAAAAATACAATTATAATCTTAACTTCAAATATCGCATCAAATGAAATTATGGAGTTTAGTGGTGATAAAGAAAAAAGAGATGAGCTTGTTAAGGCTGCTTTGAAAAGCTATTTTAAGCCCGAGTTTTTAAATAGACTTGATGATATCATCGTATTTAATCCTTTAAAAGAGGAAAATCTAGTAAAAATTGTAGATATTATGTTTAAGTCGCTACAAAACAAGCTCCTAGAAAGAGAGATAAAAGCAACTCTAACTCAAAATGCTAAAAAGCTTATCGCAAGTGTTGGATATGACGCTGAGTTTGGTGCAAGACCACTAAGAAGAGCAATGTATGAGTTGGTTGAAGATGAGATAGCTGAGATGATACTCAAAGATGAGATAAAAAGTGGCGATGAGATAGTAATAGATGCTGATGAAAACAATATAAAAATAAGGGTGAAATAA
- the rseP gene encoding RIP metalloprotease RseP, translated as MDKKNLNLAIVLVVLAIALWHWGPLFFVTILVISFLIFFHELGHFLAAKQLGVCVNIFSIGFGEKIYTKKFGSTTYALSAIPLGGYVQLKGQDDANPALKNYDKDSYNTLSPWGRIYILLAGPFFNLILAFFIYIALGFIGVEKLAPVVGKVMENSAAKSANIMPNDKILSIDGKPIKEWDDISKLVTLQTMNIEILRDKKTLNLTLTPKTGDAKTLFGEDIKKPLIGITPKGDFVRVYHKGFSAIPYAFNESLEASKLIIVSLQKLVSGVVSVKEMGGIVAITDITTKAASMSVSVLLVLTALISVNLGILNLFPIPVLDGGHIVFNIYEIIFKKPVSDRVFVGLSYAGMALLFTLMAFTIINDFLRMFGAYN; from the coding sequence ATGGATAAAAAAAACTTAAACTTAGCCATTGTTTTAGTGGTTTTAGCTATAGCACTGTGGCATTGGGGACCACTTTTTTTTGTAACTATTTTAGTCATTTCATTTTTGATTTTTTTTCATGAGCTTGGGCATTTTTTGGCAGCAAAGCAACTTGGAGTTTGTGTAAATATCTTTAGCATCGGTTTTGGAGAAAAAATTTATACTAAAAAATTTGGCTCTACAACTTATGCATTAAGCGCTATTCCACTTGGCGGATATGTCCAGCTAAAAGGACAAGACGATGCTAACCCAGCACTTAAAAACTATGATAAAGATAGTTATAATACCCTAAGCCCTTGGGGGCGAATTTATATACTTCTTGCAGGACCATTTTTTAACCTTATTTTGGCATTTTTTATCTACATTGCACTTGGATTTATTGGTGTTGAAAAACTAGCCCCTGTAGTTGGAAAGGTTATGGAAAACTCAGCTGCCAAAAGTGCAAATATAATGCCAAATGATAAAATTTTAAGCATTGATGGCAAGCCTATCAAAGAGTGGGATGATATCTCAAAACTAGTTACCTTACAAACCATGAATATAGAGATTTTAAGAGATAAAAAAACTTTAAATTTAACTCTTACGCCAAAAACAGGAGATGCCAAAACTTTGTTTGGAGAAGATATTAAAAAGCCACTAATTGGAATAACTCCAAAAGGCGATTTTGTAAGGGTCTATCACAAAGGGTTTAGCGCTATTCCATACGCTTTTAATGAAAGTTTAGAAGCTTCAAAGCTCATCATAGTAAGCCTTCAAAAGTTAGTAAGTGGTGTAGTTTCAGTAAAAGAGATGGGCGGAATAGTCGCAATTACCGATATCACAACAAAAGCAGCAAGTATGAGCGTGTCAGTTCTTTTGGTATTAACAGCACTTATTTCAGTAAATTTGGGTATTTTAAACCTCTTTCCAATACCTGTTCTTGATGGTGGGCATATAGTTTTTAACATTTATGAGATCATCTTTAAAAAGCCCGTTAGCGATAGAGTTTTTGTAGGACTTAGTTACGCTGGAATGGCGCTACTTTTTACGCTTATGGCTTTTACTATTATAAATGATTTTCTAAGAATGTTTGGAGCATACAACTGA
- the purQ gene encoding phosphoribosylformylglycinamidine synthase I → MKVVIIKFPGTNCDEDTKYAFDKLGFKCEIINHKQDKFCADLVVLPGGFSYGDYLRTAAISKFSPAMSEVLNHAKKGGYILGICNGFQMLLELKLLEGAMLKNKNLNFISKFQNLKVISNNNKFLSKCSKDEVLNIPIAHGEGNYYADEKTIKSLEENDQIILKYCDELGNITNESNPNGSVLNIAGICDKNKKIFGLMPHPERACEEILGGSDGIKMLKGFLC, encoded by the coding sequence ATGAAAGTAGTAATTATAAAATTTCCAGGAACAAACTGCGATGAAGATACAAAATATGCTTTTGATAAACTCGGCTTTAAGTGTGAGATAATAAACCATAAGCAAGATAAATTTTGTGCTGATTTAGTTGTATTGCCTGGTGGATTTAGTTATGGGGATTACTTAAGAACAGCTGCTATTTCTAAATTTAGTCCAGCTATGAGTGAAGTTTTAAATCATGCAAAAAAAGGTGGTTATATTTTAGGAATTTGCAATGGCTTTCAAATGCTTTTAGAATTAAAACTTCTAGAAGGCGCAATGCTAAAAAATAAAAATTTAAATTTTATTTCTAAATTTCAAAATTTAAAAGTTATTTCAAATAACAATAAATTTCTTTCAAAATGCAGTAAAGATGAGGTTTTAAATATACCAATAGCTCATGGCGAGGGAAATTATTATGCTGATGAAAAAACTATTAAAAGCTTAGAAGAAAATGATCAAATTATTTTAAAATATTGTGATGAGCTTGGAAACATAACAAATGAATCAAACCCAAATGGTTCAGTTTTAAATATAGCAGGAATTTGTGATAAAAATAAAAAAATATTTGGTCTTATGCCACATCCAGAACGTGCTTGTGAGGAAATTTTAGGTGGTAGCGATGGCATTAAAATGCTAAAAGGCTTTCTTTGTTAA
- the purS gene encoding phosphoribosylformylglycinamidine synthase subunit PurS codes for MKVVVNIKLKDLVLDPAGKATQDALCSLDFNVKNVRIGKQIVFDLDKKNEDEARKEVTKMCEELLANTVIEDYEIVL; via the coding sequence ATGAAAGTAGTTGTAAATATAAAATTAAAAGATTTAGTTTTAGATCCTGCTGGCAAAGCCACGCAGGATGCTCTTTGCTCGCTTGACTTTAATGTTAAAAATGTAAGAATTGGCAAGCAAATTGTTTTTGATCTTGATAAAAAAAATGAAGATGAGGCAAGAAAAGAAGTTACTAAAATGTGTGAAGAACTTCTTGCAAATACAGTTATTGAAGATTATGAGATAGTTTTATGA
- a CDS encoding SH3 domain-containing protein: MLRVAFLLIFTSFVFAQDIDIEFLKSVKPVSSNELLEKNSNQSAKTTDEILNKDTLTLDDLKQIAPNEDGNLELDDSLIYQEVRVTDFLLSTRNVPKSVYQNQIFSINFNADIQQNISLDLNLTVDKTPNLEWLNEGKINWDKDINGLYSTKLWFEAKETNASLSKISIIAKRNGEFFQKANISPKLPKILPVEEKDGYAHIVADELKVLNYKTAKFDENSNIMTIELSSKNANLKSFHINSQDIIRQGINSTKGGYQNQRGFYFVVFKDDKKKFDFSYFNAKTKQFESFSLGVKLEVDDLSTQTELNPQNDPFYAYKKTALYAGVILLLFLYIFGKNTTPLIFACILIALHIYNKDPHNVGIVSKDAKVKILPIEKSTIFYIPDSDESVEIFEQNKNYYKVLFENGKIGWVNSQYLIKK, from the coding sequence TTGTTAAGAGTAGCTTTTTTACTCATTTTTACTAGTTTTGTTTTTGCACAAGACATTGATATAGAGTTTTTAAAAAGTGTAAAACCAGTTTCTTCAAATGAACTATTAGAAAAAAACTCAAACCAATCAGCAAAAACAACTGATGAAATTTTAAATAAAGATACTCTTACACTTGATGATTTAAAACAAATTGCTCCAAATGAAGATGGCAATTTAGAGCTTGATGATTCATTAATTTATCAAGAAGTAAGAGTGACTGATTTTTTACTATCAACTAGAAATGTTCCTAAAAGTGTCTATCAAAATCAAATTTTTAGCATAAATTTCAATGCAGATATTCAACAGAACATAAGTTTAGATCTAAATTTGACAGTTGATAAGACTCCAAATTTAGAGTGGCTAAATGAAGGAAAAATAAACTGGGATAAAGATATAAATGGCCTTTACTCAACTAAACTTTGGTTTGAAGCAAAAGAGACAAATGCAAGCTTGAGTAAAATTTCAATCATAGCAAAAAGAAATGGCGAATTTTTTCAAAAAGCAAACATAAGTCCAAAACTTCCTAAAATTCTACCTGTAGAAGAAAAGGATGGTTATGCTCATATCGTAGCCGATGAATTAAAGGTATTAAACTACAAAACGGCAAAATTTGATGAAAATTCAAATATTATGACTATTGAATTATCTTCAAAAAATGCAAATTTAAAAAGTTTTCATATAAATAGTCAAGATATCATAAGACAAGGTATAAATTCCACAAAAGGTGGATATCAAAACCAAAGAGGCTTTTACTTTGTTGTTTTTAAAGATGATAAAAAGAAATTTGATTTTTCATATTTTAATGCCAAAACTAAACAATTTGAAAGTTTTTCTTTAGGTGTTAAACTCGAAGTTGATGATTTGAGCACCCAAACAGAGCTAAATCCACAAAACGATCCATTTTATGCTTACAAAAAAACTGCTCTTTATGCGGGTGTTATATTACTTTTATTTTTATATATTTTTGGTAAAAATACTACTCCACTTATATTTGCTTGTATTTTAATAGCACTTCACATATATAACAAAGATCCTCATAATGTTGGAATTGTAAGCAAAGATGCAAAAGTTAAAATTTTACCTATTGAAAAATCAACTATTTTTTATATACCTGATAGTGATGAAAGTGTTGAAATTTTTGAGCAGAACAAGAATTACTATAAAGTTCTTTTTGAAAATGGAAAAATTGGCTGGGTAAATAGTCAATATTTAATTAAAAAATAA
- the purC gene encoding phosphoribosylaminoimidazolesuccinocarboxamide synthase — MTKDKLIYEGKAKKMWSVKEDDDLLIAEFKDSLTAFNGVKKAEESGKGALNNKISTEIFKLLEKHGIKTDLVKKIDDTNQVVKKCKIIPLEVVVRNIATGSLTKRLGIKDGTILPFTLVEFCYKNDELNDPILNDDHCLLLDAVKTKDELEVLKAEAKKINKILKDFFDKKDLKLVDFKVEFGKTKDGEIILADEISPDSCRFWDKNTNEKLDKDRFRQDLGNVKVAYEEVLRRILG; from the coding sequence ATGACAAAAGACAAGCTAATCTATGAAGGAAAAGCTAAAAAGATGTGGAGTGTAAAAGAAGACGATGATCTTTTAATAGCTGAGTTTAAGGACTCTTTAACTGCATTTAATGGTGTTAAAAAAGCTGAAGAAAGTGGAAAAGGTGCATTAAACAATAAAATAAGCACTGAAATTTTTAAACTTTTGGAAAAACATGGCATCAAAACAGATTTAGTTAAAAAAATAGATGACACAAATCAAGTAGTTAAAAAATGTAAAATTATACCTCTTGAGGTTGTTGTTAGAAATATTGCAACAGGAAGTCTTACAAAAAGACTTGGTATAAAAGACGGCACAATTCTTCCTTTTACATTGGTTGAGTTTTGCTATAAAAACGATGAACTAAATGATCCTATTTTAAATGACGATCACTGCTTGCTTTTAGATGCTGTTAAAACAAAAGATGAGCTTGAAGTTTTAAAAGCAGAAGCTAAAAAAATAAATAAAATTTTAAAAGATTTTTTTGATAAAAAAGATTTAAAATTGGTTGATTTTAAAGTTGAGTTTGGAAAAACAAAAGATGGCGAAATTATCCTAGCTGATGAGATAAGCCCAGATAGTTGCAGATTTTGGGATAAAAATACAAACGAAAAACTTGATAAAGATAGATTTAGACAAGATCTTGGCAATGTCAAAGTTGCTTATGAAGAAGTTTTAAGAAGAATTTTAGGGTAA
- a CDS encoding S41 family peptidase encodes MKQRSKILSFGIFSAIVASVVISTNLNAQTPKKPEKEETKLESLAKFTRVITTVESSYADELTFSEIINKAISGLMTNLDAHSGFLDEKAFEDTKVQTQGEFGGLGITVGMKDGALTVISPIEGTPADKAGVKSNDVILRIDGNATLGITLEEAVSKMRGKPKTPITITIVRKGEPRPFDINIIRDIIKVDSVYAKNIENEDILYLRVTNFDQKVTKESAKFIKEFAKNNKNAKGIILDLRNNPGGLLDQAIGLTNLFVDKGVIVSQKGRDAKENLEYSAKKDEKITDLPLVVLVNSGSASASEIVSGALQDLKRAVIIGEETFGKGSVQVILPLNEKEALKMTIARYYLPSGRTIQNKGVTPDLEVFYGKVPNDDKAFNIKETDLKQHLENELQKIDDNKTENNKTINLDHNKTDTKEKDKEKIITKKDLYDDMQLKTAVDTIKVLNLTKDGK; translated from the coding sequence TTGAAACAAAGAAGTAAAATTTTAAGTTTTGGCATATTTTCTGCCATAGTCGCATCTGTTGTTATATCAACAAATTTAAATGCACAAACACCAAAAAAACCTGAAAAAGAAGAAACAAAGCTTGAAAGCTTAGCTAAATTTACAAGAGTTATTACAACTGTTGAGAGTAGTTATGCTGATGAACTTACTTTTTCAGAGATTATTAACAAAGCAATTTCTGGGCTTATGACAAACTTAGATGCACACTCTGGCTTTTTAGATGAAAAAGCATTTGAAGATACAAAGGTTCAAACTCAAGGAGAGTTTGGAGGACTTGGCATAACAGTTGGCATGAAAGATGGAGCTTTAACTGTAATATCACCTATTGAGGGAACTCCTGCTGATAAAGCTGGTGTAAAATCAAATGATGTTATATTAAGAATTGATGGAAATGCAACTTTGGGAATAACCCTAGAAGAAGCAGTTAGCAAAATGCGTGGAAAACCAAAAACTCCAATAACAATAACAATAGTAAGAAAAGGAGAGCCTCGTCCATTTGATATAAACATAATAAGAGATATTATAAAAGTTGATTCTGTTTATGCAAAAAATATAGAAAATGAAGATATTTTATACTTAAGAGTTACAAATTTTGATCAAAAAGTAACAAAAGAATCAGCTAAATTTATAAAAGAATTTGCTAAAAACAATAAAAATGCAAAAGGTATAATCTTAGATCTTAGAAATAATCCAGGTGGACTTTTAGATCAAGCAATTGGACTTACAAATTTATTTGTTGATAAAGGTGTGATAGTATCTCAAAAAGGAAGAGATGCAAAAGAAAATCTTGAATATAGCGCAAAAAAAGATGAAAAAATTACTGACTTACCTCTTGTTGTTTTGGTAAATAGCGGAAGCGCTAGTGCAAGTGAAATCGTAAGTGGAGCTTTGCAAGATTTAAAAAGAGCAGTTATAATAGGAGAAGAAACTTTTGGTAAAGGAAGTGTTCAAGTTATACTTCCATTAAATGAAAAAGAAGCTCTAAAAATGACAATTGCAAGATATTACCTACCAAGTGGACGAACTATACAAAATAAAGGCGTTACGCCAGATCTTGAGGTATTTTATGGAAAAGTTCCTAATGATGATAAAGCATTTAACATAAAAGAAACTGATCTAAAACAACATCTTGAAAACGAACTTCAAAAAATTGATGATAACAAAACAGAAAATAATAAAACTATAAACTTAGATCATAATAAAACAGATACTAAAGAAAAAGACAAAGAAAAAATAATAACAAAAAAAGATCTTTATGATGATATGCAACTTAAAACTGCTGTTGACACTATAAAGGTTTTAAATCTTACAAAGGATGGAAAATGA
- a CDS encoding rhodanese-like domain-containing protein, producing the protein MKKIIFILCFSSCVLFGKISNILATPEALNDVLLIDVRTKEEFKSFHIAGALNVPITTQNGYNADFLNELEALNVDKNKKIAVICKSGARSSAAAKLLDKNGYKDVVNLKGGVERLAKEYDYKFIKE; encoded by the coding sequence TTGAAAAAGATAATTTTTATTTTATGTTTTAGTAGTTGTGTGCTTTTTGGCAAAATTTCAAATATTTTGGCTACGCCTGAAGCATTAAATGATGTTTTACTTATTGATGTAAGAACAAAAGAAGAGTTTAAAAGCTTCCATATAGCTGGTGCTTTAAATGTTCCTATAACAACTCAAAATGGTTATAATGCTGATTTTTTAAATGAGCTAGAAGCTTTAAATGTTGATAAAAATAAAAAGATAGCTGTCATTTGCAAAAGTGGAGCAAGATCTAGCGCAGCTGCAAAACTACTTGATAAAAATGGCTATAAAGATGTAGTAAATTTAAAAGGTGGCGTTGAAAGATTAGCTAAAGAGTATGATTATAAATTTATAAAAGAGTAG
- a CDS encoding aspartate ammonia-lyase, which yields MKTRKEHDFIGELEISNDLYYGVQTFRAVENFKMTGRQIKDYPFFVKAFAQIKKAAALANKEVGVLCPERADAIAKACDKIIGGEFIDQFVVDMIQGGAGTSTNMNANEVITNVALEILGHKKGEYKYLHPNDHTNLGQSTNDTYPSSIKVAAHAKLDDLLKAMELLKKELDKKAKEYKDVIKMGRTELEDAVPTTLGNTFNAFASYIKADIANIKKARELMSFLNMGATAIGTGINCHPDYKCAVHKHLSKITGAEFKPAEDFIAATQDTADFVQVSGCLKTAAVRLSKIANDLRLMNSGPRCGLAEIELPKMQPGSSIMPGKVNPVIAEVVGEACYEVIGNDVTIMLCSERGEFELNAFEPGIAYALFNSLVILENAYITLAEKAIKHLKAKPENCLNLVLNSVGIVTAFNPVIGYENSASIAKEALETGKSVGDIAIERGLLTKEEVKKLLDPKSMLNPHMSHTGKDK from the coding sequence ATGAAAACAAGAAAAGAACACGATTTTATCGGTGAGCTAGAGATCTCAAACGATCTTTATTATGGTGTCCAAACTTTTAGAGCTGTTGAAAACTTTAAAATGACTGGCAGACAGATAAAAGATTATCCTTTCTTTGTAAAGGCTTTTGCTCAAATTAAAAAAGCAGCAGCCCTAGCAAACAAAGAGGTTGGTGTTTTATGTCCAGAAAGAGCTGATGCTATTGCAAAAGCTTGCGATAAGATTATCGGTGGTGAGTTCATAGATCAATTTGTTGTAGATATGATCCAAGGTGGTGCAGGAACTTCAACAAATATGAACGCAAACGAAGTTATTACAAACGTTGCACTTGAGATTTTGGGACATAAAAAGGGAGAATATAAATACCTTCATCCAAATGATCACACAAACCTTGGTCAAAGCACAAATGATACTTACCCAAGCTCAATCAAAGTTGCAGCTCATGCAAAACTAGATGATTTACTAAAAGCTATGGAGCTTCTTAAAAAAGAGCTTGATAAAAAAGCTAAAGAGTACAAAGATGTCATCAAAATGGGAAGAACAGAGCTTGAAGATGCTGTCCCTACAACACTTGGCAACACTTTCAACGCTTTTGCAAGCTATATCAAAGCTGACATTGCAAACATTAAAAAAGCAAGAGAGCTAATGAGCTTTTTAAATATGGGAGCAACAGCGATTGGAACAGGAATTAATTGCCACCCAGACTACAAATGTGCAGTTCACAAACATCTTAGCAAAATCACAGGTGCAGAGTTTAAACCAGCTGAAGACTTTATAGCTGCAACTCAAGATACAGCAGACTTTGTTCAAGTTAGCGGATGCCTAAAAACAGCTGCAGTTAGACTAAGCAAAATTGCAAACGACTTAAGACTTATGAACTCAGGCCCAAGATGTGGTTTGGCTGAAATCGAACTACCTAAAATGCAACCAGGAAGCTCAATTATGCCAGGAAAGGTAAATCCTGTTATTGCTGAAGTTGTAGGTGAGGCTTGCTATGAAGTTATAGGAAATGATGTAACTATCATGCTTTGCTCAGAAAGAGGAGAATTTGAGCTTAACGCATTTGAGCCAGGAATTGCTTATGCGCTATTTAACTCACTTGTAATATTAGAGAACGCATATATAACTTTGGCAGAAAAAGCTATCAAACATTTGAAAGCAAAACCTGAAAATTGCCTAAATTTAGTACTTAACTCAGTTGGTATAGTAACTGCATTTAACCCAGTAATTGGTTATGAAAACTCAGCTTCAATCGCAAAAGAAGCACTTGAAACTGGCAAGTCAGTTGGTGATATCGCAATAGAAAGAGGACTTTTAACAAAAGAAGAAGTTAAAAAACTTCTAGATCCAAAGAGCATGTTAAATCCTCATATGTCACACACTGGCAAAGATAAATAA